Proteins from a genomic interval of Dunckerocampus dactyliophorus isolate RoL2022-P2 chromosome 5, RoL_Ddac_1.1, whole genome shotgun sequence:
- the zgc:101540 gene encoding hsFATP2a_ACSVL_like domain-containing protein: MYMWLTALGGLLLLCAPILRSLFPYLVDDSVYILRSVRFAITLHKYKTRKPFHSIVDGFLDAARRHPSKTFLHFEGQQFSYGEVDKQSNKVARVFQEEARLKEGEPVALFLANEPDFVWTWLGLAKLGCPVALLNFNIRSKSLLHCFSCCGAKVLVTSAELQGAVEEVLPALRAQGVRVYLLSGTCHVQGVSVLADEISKASDQPVSRDLRANVKIRSTALYIYTSGTTGLPKAAVVTQERMWAASFIQGACGVTADDVIYINLPLYHSSGFLIGLAGAIQRGTTIVLKRKFSATQFWDDCRKYNVTVMQYIGETMRYLCNMPEKDNERDHKVRMAIGNGVRTDVWSEFLRRFGDIKVKELYAATEGNIGFMNYTSKVGAVGRINFFHSFIFPYTLIKFDIEKEEPVRNSQGLCIKAAKGETGLLVGKVTQRSPFVGYAGNEQQTEKKKLRDVMKKGDLYFNTGDLLRFDEDNFVYFQDRVGDTFRWKGENVATSEVADILTMAHCILEANVYGVKVEGNEGRVGMAAVTLKEGQDFDCDEAYTLLVTYLPTYARPRFIRIQPCLEMTGTFKMKKTTLVREGFNPALISNPLYYLDASKQTFVPMTEEIYSGITSGTIKL, encoded by the exons ATGTACATGTGGCTGACAGCTTTAGGCGGACTGCTGCTCCTGTGCGCCCCCATCCTCAGGTCACTCTTCCCGTACTTGGTGGACGACAGCGTGTACATCCTCAGGAGTGTCCGCTTCGCCATTACACTTCACAAGTACAAGACGAGAAAACCTTTCCACAGCATCGTGGACGGCTTCTTGGACGCGGCCAGGAGACATCCCTCTAAGACCTTCTTGCACTTTGAGGGACAACAGTTCTCCTATGGAGAGGTGGACAAGCAGAGCAACAAGGTGGCCCGGGTCTTCCAGGAGGAGGCCAGGCTCAAGGAGGGAGAACCGGTAGCCCTCTTTTTGGCCAACGAGCCGGACTTTGTGTGGACCTGGCTGGGACTCGCCAAACTGGGCTGTCCGGTTGCTCTGCTCAACTTTAACATCAGGTCCAAATCTCTGCTGCACTGTTTCTCCTGCTGTGGGGCCAAAGTGCTGGTGACCTCTGCAG AGCTGCAGGGCGCTGTGGAGGAAGTGCTACCTGCACTCAGAGCGCAGGGGGTCAGGGTGTACCTCCTGTCAGGGACATGTCACGTCCAGGGAGTCAGCGTTTTGGCTGATGAGATCTCCAAGGCCTCAGACCAGCCAGTGTCTCGGGACCTCAGAGCCAATGTCAAGATCAGGAGCACTGCTCTCTACATCTACACGTCAGGAACCACAG GTTTGCCCAAAGCGGCGGTGGTCACCCAAGAGCGCATGTGGGCTGCGTCCTTCATCCAAGGAGCGTGTGGCGTCACAGCCGATGACGTCATCTACATCAATCTACCTCTCTACCACAGCTCAGGCTTCCTCATCGGGCTAGCGGGTGCCATCCAGAGAG GTACAACGATCGTTTTGAAGAGAAAGTTCTCTGCCACTCAGTTCTGGGACGACTGCAGGAAGTATAATGTGACAGTGATGCAGTATATTGGCGAAACCATGCGGTACCTCTGCAACATGCCCGAG AAAGACAATGAGAGGGACCACAAAGTGAGGATGGCCATCGGCAATGGCGTCCGCACAGATGTATGGTCCGAGTTTCTGCGGCGCTTCGGCGACATTAAAGTGAAGGAGCTGTATGCGGCCACCGAGGGAAACATCGGGTTCATGAATTACACCTCCAAGGTCGGCGCTGTGGGGCGGATCAATTTCTTCCACAGT TTCATCTTCCCATACACGCTGATCAAGTTCGACATCGAGAAGGAGGAGCCTGTCAGAAACTCCCAGGGTCTTTGCATCAAGGCGGCCAAAG GTGAGACGGGTCTCCTGGTGGGAAAGGTCACCCAGAGGTCACCCTTTGTGGGCTACGCAGGCAACGAGCAGCAGACGGAGAAGAAGAAGCTCCGCGACGTGATGAAGAAGGGCGACTTGTACTTCAACACGGGAGATTTGCTTCGCTTTGACGAAGAcaactttgtttattttcaAGACAGAGTCGGCGACACATTCAG GTGGAAAGGAGAAAACGTGGCCACATCGGAGGTAGCAGACATCCTCACAATGGCTCATTGCATTTTAGAGGCAAACGTGTACGGCGTTAAAGTGGAAG GGAACGAAGGACGGGTGGGCATGGCGGCAGTCACTTTGAAAGAAGGCCAAGACTTTGACTGTGACGAAGCCTACACGCTGCTGGTCACCTATCTACCCACCTACGCACGCCCCCGATTCATCAGGATACAG CCCTGCTTGGAGATGACGGGCACGTTCAAGATGAAGAAAACCACGTTGGTGAGAGAAGGATTCAACCCAGCACTCATCAGCAACCCTTTATACTACCTCGATGCATCGAAACAGACCTTTGTTCCCATGACGGAGGAGATATACAGCGGCATAACCAGCGGCACGATCAAACTCTAA
- the LOC129181520 gene encoding dickkopf-related protein 3-like — protein METRSPPYTIKAGSQAEMSACRVLLSISFSLGLLRATGTAVSSQTITIQDSHQQGLVSLNDMFREVEELMEDTQHILEEAVDQIRTESALDARHRYDNGTNKVGTDSATTAQVLHQTDRETTNKTGETEFPQLPVETSSQWNSAAHECMVDEDCGERKYCLYGIDHSRCLPCIPTDMPCTKDEECCSRQMCVWGQCTINATEGTEGTICQGQSDCRPDLCCAFQRELLFPVCNPKPGKGDYCLNQPNLLMDMLAWDQEGPRDHCPCANDLQCQFHGRGSVCG, from the exons ATGGAAACAAGGAGCCCTCCCTACACAATTAAAGCAG GAAGCCAAGCAGAGATGTCCGCCTGTCGTGTGTTACTTTCCATTTCTTTCAGTCTAGGTTTGCTTCGGGCGACTGGCACAGCCGTGTCGAGCCAGACAATAACCATTCAGGACAGCCACCAGCAGGGTCTGGTCAGCTTGAACGACATGTTCCGTGAGGTGGAGGAGCTGATGGAGGACACCCAACACATCCTGGAGGAGGCGGTCGACCAG ATAAGAACGGAGAGTGCTTTGGATGCGCGCCATCGTTACGACAACGGTACTAATAAAGTTGGGACAGATAGCGCCACGACGGCTCAAGTCCTTCATCAAACTGACAGG gaAACTACAAACAAAACAGGAGAGACGGAATTCCCCCAACTGCCTGTGGAGACCTCCAGCCAGTGGAACAGTGCGGCTCAT GAGTGCATGGTGGACGAGGACTGTGGGGAACGGAAGTATTGTTTGTATGGGATTGATCACTCCAGGTGCCTCCCCTGCATACCAACTGATATG CCCTGTACAAAAGACGAAGAGTGTTGCTCAAGGCAGATGTGTGTTTGGGGCCAGTGTACGATCAATGCCACCGAGGGAACAGAGGGAACAATCTGTCAGGGTCAGAGCGACTGCAGACCCGACCTCTGCTGTGCCTTCCAACGAG AGCTTTTATTCCCAGTGTGCAACCCCAAACCAGGAAAAGGGGACTACTGTCTGAATCAACCCAACCTGTTGATGGACATGCTGGCTTGGGACCAGGAGGGTCCTCGTGACCATTGCCCTTGTGCCAACGACCTACAGTGCCAGTTTCATGG ACGTGGGTCTGTTTGTGGATAG